Proteins encoded together in one Lachnospiraceae bacterium JLR.KK008 window:
- a CDS encoding acyl-ACP thioesterase domain-containing protein yields the protein MYTFSGRVRYSETDSEERLTLPAITDYFQDCGTFQSEELGLGVRYLQESHMAWMLMAWQIVVEEYPRLGEEIITGTFPYGFKGFMGYRNYVMDRADGKRMAYANAIWTLLDTNTMKPVKATQEMIEKYVLSEKLPMDYAPRKIEGAVSGSWEESFRVTRQHLDSNHHVNNAQYVKMASQYVPEEARIRQMRAEYKKQAHLGDLVLPRVSETNGLYVIALCGEQKEPFAVVEFTCE from the coding sequence ATGTATACGTTTAGCGGCAGAGTGCGTTACAGTGAGACAGACAGCGAGGAGCGTCTGACGCTTCCGGCGATCACGGATTATTTTCAGGATTGCGGCACGTTTCAGTCGGAAGAGCTCGGACTGGGGGTAAGGTATCTGCAGGAAAGTCATATGGCGTGGATGCTGATGGCATGGCAGATCGTTGTGGAGGAATATCCCCGTCTTGGGGAAGAAATCATAACGGGAACGTTTCCGTACGGCTTTAAAGGGTTTATGGGCTACCGCAATTACGTGATGGACAGAGCGGATGGAAAGCGGATGGCATATGCCAATGCGATCTGGACGCTTCTGGATACGAACACAATGAAACCGGTAAAGGCCACGCAGGAGATGATTGAGAAATATGTGTTGTCCGAAAAACTCCCGATGGATTATGCGCCAAGGAAGATAGAAGGGGCGGTGTCCGGGAGCTGGGAGGAGAGTTTCCGGGTGACAAGACAGCATCTCGACAGCAATCATCATGTCAACAATGCGCAGTATGTGAAGATGGCTTCCCAATATGTGCCGGAGGAGGCAAGGATTCGGCAGATGCGTGCGGAGTATAAAAAGCAGGCACATCTCGGGGACCTGGTGCTTCCCAGGGTGTCAGAGACAAACGGCCTGTATGTGATCGCTCTGTGCGGCGAGCAGAAGGAACCGTTTGCGGTGGTGGAGTTTACATGTGAATAA
- the dhaL gene encoding dihydroxyacetone kinase subunit DhaL, which translates to MKETFFNADGKSVLLKMVRGIQENKDFLGEVDGLIGDGDHGMNMNKGFSVFEERFAGQEFSFSEGLNELGMILMNEIGGSMGPIYGTILTDMGDAADESGKEEIGLADLAEYLNAGLEGLLEIVDARVGDKTLVDTLAPAVESLKKDAEAGTDFAQALEHMKAAALAGRDSTKELAAKYGRSSRLGERSRGVLDAGSCSCYIILEAMAEGIGELLGA; encoded by the coding sequence ATGAAAGAGACATTTTTCAATGCGGACGGCAAAAGCGTTTTGCTGAAAATGGTAAGGGGGATTCAGGAGAATAAAGATTTCCTCGGAGAAGTGGACGGACTGATCGGGGACGGCGATCATGGCATGAACATGAACAAGGGATTTTCCGTGTTTGAGGAACGGTTTGCCGGACAGGAGTTTTCTTTTTCGGAAGGGTTAAATGAGCTTGGCATGATCCTGATGAATGAGATCGGCGGTTCCATGGGACCGATCTACGGGACGATTCTCACCGATATGGGCGATGCGGCGGATGAGAGCGGCAAAGAAGAGATCGGACTTGCGGATCTGGCGGAGTATCTGAATGCGGGTCTGGAAGGTCTGCTGGAGATTGTGGATGCGCGTGTGGGCGATAAAACACTTGTCGATACACTTGCCCCGGCTGTGGAATCACTGAAAAAGGATGCGGAAGCCGGAACGGATTTTGCACAGGCGCTGGAACATATGAAAGCGGCAGCGCTTGCGGGAAGAGACTCGACCAAAGAGCTGGCGGCGAAGTACGGACGCTCGAGCCGCCTGGGAGAGCGTTCCAGAGGCGTGCTTGATGCAGGTTCCTGCTCCTGCTATATTATATTAGAAGCGATGGCAGAGGGGATCGGGGAACTGCTGGGAGCGTGA
- a CDS encoding dihydroxyacetone kinase subunit DhaK, with translation MQRILNDPDNIVEEMLEGFLKAHPDLVEATENPRAIKSVFPTAGRVAVVTGGGSGHKPAFIGFCGENLCDGIAVGEICSSPTAKAFLDTFTAVDGGKGVACLYGNYSGDNMNVKMAVKMAKKQGLTVKTVVCNDDVASAPFTERDKRRGIAGEVVMYKCGGAMAATGADLDEVIRVAQKSVDWTRSAGIGLTPCTLPAVGHPNFEIKDGTMEVGVGPHGEPGMEVRPLETAAGMAKIMTDVVLGDFENDMPVKAGDEICVLINGMGATPLNELYVLYNEVVKLMEAKGIKVYKSYVGNYLTSMDMMGASLTVTKLDGELKQMFDTPVYSMGLRQR, from the coding sequence ATGCAGAGAATTTTAAATGATCCGGACAATATTGTAGAAGAAATGCTGGAAGGATTTCTGAAGGCGCATCCTGATCTTGTGGAAGCGACGGAAAATCCGCGGGCGATAAAGTCTGTGTTTCCGACGGCCGGCCGCGTGGCGGTTGTCACAGGCGGAGGCTCGGGACATAAACCGGCGTTTATCGGGTTTTGTGGGGAGAACCTGTGCGACGGCATTGCAGTTGGGGAGATCTGTTCGTCTCCCACGGCCAAAGCGTTTCTGGATACGTTCACGGCGGTCGATGGCGGCAAGGGTGTTGCCTGCCTGTACGGAAATTATTCCGGTGACAACATGAATGTAAAAATGGCCGTAAAGATGGCGAAGAAGCAGGGTCTGACTGTAAAGACGGTTGTCTGCAACGATGATGTGGCGAGCGCGCCATTTACAGAGAGAGACAAAAGGCGGGGGATTGCCGGCGAGGTTGTCATGTATAAATGCGGCGGTGCGATGGCAGCCACCGGTGCGGATCTCGACGAGGTAATCCGCGTGGCGCAGAAGTCGGTAGACTGGACGAGAAGTGCAGGCATCGGTCTGACACCGTGCACGCTGCCGGCAGTCGGTCATCCGAACTTTGAGATCAAGGACGGGACGATGGAAGTGGGCGTAGGCCCCCATGGAGAACCAGGTATGGAAGTACGGCCTCTGGAGACAGCAGCAGGTATGGCGAAGATTATGACAGATGTGGTTCTGGGCGACTTCGAGAACGATATGCCGGTGAAAGCAGGGGACGAGATCTGCGTTCTGATCAACGGTATGGGCGCAACTCCGCTGAATGAACTGTATGTTCTTTATAATGAAGTTGTCAAACTTATGGAAGCAAAGGGGATCAAAGTTTATAAATCTTATGTGGGCAATTATCTCACGTCCATGGATATGATGGGCGCTTCTCTGACCGTGACAAAACTGGATGGGGAATTGAAACAGATGTTTGACACACCGGTATATTCCATGGGACTGCGGCAGAGATAG
- a CDS encoding ABC transporter permease — translation MKKIKESLSRDISMVILFGFFLAVCLLMIVSFGTSMFNGTTLASMGFQLSEVAVLAFGMALCMLLGGIDLSIVAIANLSSLVTAMVLTGKFFDIEKTGSFVTILAAVIVAITISIVCGFLNGVIISKFSVSPIVATLSTMTFYTGIAMGITGGNSIGGYPAAFTKFGSSKLAGIPLVFIVAVIVFVILILALDHTKLGHEIHYIGENHTASRFTGIDNEKVIMKVYTLSGLMAGIASLIIMARSDSARCGYGDTYQLQVIMISVLGGISPSGGKGRLYGVFIATFCMQLMQTAFTLWQFSPYSKKLIWGMMLLVIMLINMVQERVTQKAKIREMTAKRASE, via the coding sequence ATGAAAAAAATAAAAGAGTCTCTCAGCAGAGACATCTCAATGGTAATCTTATTTGGATTTTTCTTGGCAGTCTGTCTGTTGATGATCGTCAGTTTCGGTACGAGCATGTTTAACGGAACGACGCTTGCCAGTATGGGCTTCCAGTTATCGGAAGTGGCGGTGCTTGCCTTTGGTATGGCGTTATGTATGCTGCTTGGAGGCATTGATCTTTCCATCGTGGCGATCGCCAATCTCTCCAGTCTGGTGACTGCGATGGTTCTGACCGGAAAATTTTTCGACATCGAAAAGACCGGGAGCTTTGTCACGATCCTGGCGGCTGTCATCGTGGCGATCACGATCAGCATTGTGTGCGGTTTTCTGAATGGTGTCATCATCTCCAAATTTTCCGTGTCACCGATCGTGGCGACGCTGTCCACGATGACGTTTTACACCGGGATCGCGATGGGGATCACCGGGGGCAACAGTATCGGTGGTTATCCGGCCGCGTTCACGAAATTCGGCAGCAGTAAGCTGGCGGGTATCCCACTTGTATTTATCGTGGCAGTGATTGTGTTTGTCATTCTGATCCTTGCACTGGATCATACGAAACTGGGACATGAGATCCACTATATCGGAGAAAATCATACGGCATCCCGGTTTACCGGTATCGATAATGAGAAAGTAATCATGAAGGTATACACCCTTTCCGGTCTGATGGCAGGCATTGCCTCCCTGATTATCATGGCCAGATCGGATTCTGCCCGCTGCGGGTATGGGGATACCTATCAGTTGCAGGTCATTATGATCTCAGTGCTGGGCGGTATCAGTCCGTCGGGCGGTAAGGGCCGTCTCTACGGCGTGTTTATTGCAACATTCTGTATGCAGCTCATGCAGACGGCGTTTACCCTGTGGCAGTTCTCTCCTTATTCCAAAAAGCTCATCTGGGGCATGATGCTCCTCGTGATCATGCTGATCAATATGGTGCAGGAGCGTGTGACACAGAAAGCGAAGATCCGGGAGATGACAGCAAAGCGTGCGAGTGAATGA
- a CDS encoding ABC transporter permease — protein sequence MMIWKKIDKTQRFLIAIIVVYSIVVAMKNTQFMTLTTLFNLVRSSAGTTILAMGVLVIMISGGIDVSFPAVAIFGGYTSLRICMAYGIESLFAAFAISIVIGILLGLLNALLINILKLEPFIITLSTASVYFGLMTILVGTKNVGASDLPAQFKMLSSAKLITTTNAYGGTIGLSVFIIPVVLCVVATWFLLNKCLIGKGIFAMGCNNEAARRAGFNVNLLRFFIYGYSGFLAGIMGVIYIAGTNSVNPVSLVGTEMSVIACVVIGGAAPQGGYGKIFGTILGVILYYLFNQTLIYLGLSASWQDFFMGIVLLFSIITTSYQRRLKDRKNFIYTE from the coding sequence ATGATGATATGGAAAAAAATTGATAAGACCCAGCGATTTCTGATCGCCATCATCGTCGTATACAGTATCGTAGTGGCGATGAAAAATACACAGTTCATGACGTTGACGACACTCTTTAATCTGGTGAGATCGTCCGCAGGCACAACGATTCTTGCGATGGGTGTTCTGGTCATTATGATCTCAGGCGGTATTGATGTATCATTCCCGGCGGTGGCGATCTTTGGCGGCTACACTTCCCTGCGCATTTGCATGGCATACGGGATCGAAAGCCTGTTTGCCGCATTTGCGATCTCGATCGTAATCGGGATTCTTCTTGGCCTTTTGAACGCACTGCTGATCAATATTCTGAAACTGGAGCCGTTTATTATTACGCTCTCTACTGCAAGCGTCTACTTTGGACTGATGACAATCCTTGTAGGTACGAAAAACGTGGGCGCCAGTGACTTACCGGCACAGTTTAAAATGCTCAGTTCAGCGAAACTGATCACGACGACGAATGCATATGGGGGGACGATCGGTCTGTCGGTGTTTATCATTCCTGTTGTTCTCTGCGTCGTCGCGACCTGGTTTCTCTTGAACAAATGCCTGATCGGAAAAGGTATCTTCGCCATGGGCTGTAACAATGAGGCGGCGAGAAGGGCCGGCTTCAACGTCAATCTTCTGCGATTTTTCATTTATGGCTATTCGGGTTTCCTGGCCGGTATCATGGGCGTTATCTACATTGCAGGCACAAATTCCGTCAACCCGGTCTCTCTCGTGGGAACGGAGATGTCGGTCATTGCCTGTGTCGTGATCGGAGGCGCGGCGCCTCAGGGCGGCTATGGGAAGATCTTTGGCACGATCCTCGGTGTGATCTTGTATTATCTGTTTAACCAGACGCTGATCTATCTGGGCCTCTCGGCTTCCTGGCAGGACTTCTTTATGGGTATCGTTCTTTTGTTCAGTATTATCACGACCTCTTATCAGAGACGTCTGAAAGACAGAAAGAACTTTATCTATACGGAATAA
- a CDS encoding sugar ABC transporter ATP-binding protein, which produces MTNAKNIVVAEHICKSYVGVQALDDVSITIKEGEIKCLAGENGCGKSTFVKIIAGVENCTSGSIEINGKNLTKHTAMDAINEGIQVIFQDLCLFDAMSVADNIAMNKLIKEGKPLTNKKEIEKIAQDALNLIGVTLPLDVQVKELSIANRQIIAICRALALDARLLFMDEPTTALTKNEVDALLDIVLGLKKRNIAVVFISHKLDEVMRIADSITVIRDGHKIGDFAADEMDSRKLAYHMTGRQVDYQKYERKCSENQNILEVKDLCKKGNYENINFSVRKGDILGITGLLGAGRTELALSVFGMNKPDSGEIWFEGERVTIASPQDAIDLGIGLVPEERDTQGLFSKKSVNENVAAAILKRLKGFMGNIDSRGSRKLAKESIDQFRIKVYNEDTIINTLSGGNRQKALIARWAASHPKLFILDTPTVGIDIGSKAEIYEYIQQFAADGIGVIIISDEVEEIVSNCNRVIVMFNGGIVKEYSEEEMKVPNIKQQINELVESGKITAEKGVES; this is translated from the coding sequence ATGACGAATGCAAAGAATATTGTTGTAGCAGAACATATCTGTAAAAGCTATGTGGGAGTACAGGCCCTTGACGATGTCAGTATTACGATCAAAGAGGGGGAGATCAAATGTCTGGCCGGTGAAAATGGCTGCGGGAAATCTACTTTCGTAAAGATCATTGCCGGTGTCGAGAACTGTACTTCCGGTTCTATTGAGATTAATGGAAAGAACCTCACAAAACATACGGCGATGGACGCCATCAATGAAGGGATTCAGGTTATCTTTCAGGATCTGTGTCTGTTTGACGCCATGAGCGTGGCCGATAACATTGCCATGAACAAGCTGATCAAAGAGGGGAAACCATTAACAAACAAAAAGGAAATAGAAAAGATCGCGCAGGACGCATTGAATCTGATTGGCGTCACATTACCGCTCGACGTACAGGTTAAGGAGTTATCAATCGCAAACAGGCAGATTATAGCGATCTGCAGGGCACTTGCACTGGATGCGAGACTGTTGTTTATGGATGAGCCGACGACGGCATTGACAAAAAATGAAGTCGACGCACTTCTGGACATTGTCCTCGGACTGAAAAAGAGGAACATTGCTGTCGTATTCATCAGCCATAAACTGGACGAAGTCATGCGGATCGCAGACAGCATCACCGTCATACGCGATGGTCATAAGATCGGCGATTTTGCGGCGGATGAGATGGACTCCAGAAAGCTGGCTTATCATATGACAGGGCGTCAGGTCGACTATCAGAAATATGAGCGGAAATGCTCGGAAAATCAGAATATTTTAGAGGTAAAAGATCTCTGTAAAAAAGGCAATTATGAGAATATTAATTTCTCCGTGAGAAAAGGGGATATTCTCGGCATTACCGGACTGCTTGGCGCAGGGCGCACGGAGCTTGCACTTTCTGTATTTGGCATGAATAAACCGGACAGTGGTGAGATATGGTTCGAGGGGGAGAGAGTGACCATCGCCAGTCCGCAGGATGCCATCGACCTGGGTATCGGTCTGGTGCCGGAGGAGCGGGACACGCAGGGATTGTTTTCAAAAAAGAGTGTAAATGAAAATGTTGCAGCGGCAATCCTGAAGAGACTGAAAGGATTTATGGGCAATATCGATTCCCGCGGCTCCAGAAAACTGGCCAAAGAGTCGATCGATCAGTTCCGGATCAAGGTCTACAATGAGGATACAATTATCAATACATTATCCGGCGGAAACCGTCAGAAAGCGCTGATTGCCAGATGGGCGGCCTCTCACCCGAAACTGTTTATTCTCGACACGCCTACGGTGGGAATTGACATCGGCTCCAAAGCGGAGATCTATGAATATATTCAGCAGTTTGCAGCAGACGGAATCGGTGTCATTATCATTTCGGATGAAGTGGAAGAGATCGTGAGCAACTGTAACCGGGTGATCGTTATGTTTAACGGTGGCATCGTAAAAGAATATTCGGAAGAAGAAATGAAAGTGCCGAATATCAAGCAGCAGATCAATGAGCTGGTGGAGTCCGGAAAGATCACTGCAGAGAAAGGGGTGGAATCATGA
- a CDS encoding autoinducer 2 ABC transporter substrate-binding protein has protein sequence MKKKILSALLSAAMVATLLVGCGSSAPEQAAAPAAEEAAPAEEEAAPAEEAGEETAAPAAEGAGDAEFTIALCAKTEGIAWFDDMRTGVDEFNADHDDVYAYEINPEGSDAAKQNAMLEDLIAQGVDAICCVPVDAQAVAATLQKARDAGIVVVTHEASDILDSVDYDLEAFDNDYFGTLYGQYLAEAMGGEGQYYAAVGGLGMTTHMQWFNSMVAYLEENHPDMELVNPNGTPGEDDNNEATAYDLAVQAIAAYPELKGLVDCAASSNGMALALEEQGRTDIKLVGLATPSQGGAYIKSGTQYRGLCWRPADAGYTACEIAYKILKGEEITESTSFTKEGYDKITIEGNLISGNAPLVFTPENVDDYPF, from the coding sequence ATGAAGAAGAAAATCTTGAGTGCATTACTCAGCGCAGCAATGGTAGCGACTCTTCTGGTCGGCTGCGGCAGCAGCGCGCCGGAACAGGCGGCGGCACCGGCGGCAGAAGAAGCAGCTCCGGCAGAGGAAGAGGCGGCTCCGGCTGAAGAGGCAGGAGAAGAAACGGCAGCTCCGGCAGCAGAGGGCGCAGGGGATGCAGAGTTTACGATTGCATTGTGCGCAAAGACAGAAGGTATCGCATGGTTTGACGATATGCGTACCGGTGTCGACGAATTCAACGCAGACCATGACGATGTGTATGCCTATGAGATCAATCCGGAAGGCAGTGACGCTGCAAAGCAGAACGCAATGCTGGAAGACCTGATCGCTCAGGGCGTTGATGCGATCTGCTGTGTACCGGTTGACGCACAGGCAGTTGCCGCAACACTTCAGAAAGCAAGAGATGCCGGAATCGTTGTCGTGACACATGAGGCATCCGATATTCTCGACAGCGTTGACTATGACCTGGAAGCGTTTGACAATGACTATTTCGGAACGCTGTATGGCCAGTATCTCGCAGAGGCAATGGGTGGTGAAGGCCAGTATTATGCGGCAGTAGGCGGCCTTGGCATGACAACACATATGCAGTGGTTCAACTCCATGGTAGCTTATCTGGAAGAGAATCATCCGGATATGGAACTTGTAAATCCCAACGGAACACCGGGCGAGGATGACAACAACGAGGCGACAGCATACGATCTTGCCGTACAGGCAATCGCAGCTTATCCGGAATTGAAAGGTCTTGTTGACTGTGCAGCTTCTTCCAACGGTATGGCACTTGCACTCGAGGAACAGGGACGTACGGACATCAAACTGGTCGGACTGGCAACACCTTCTCAGGGCGGCGCTTATATCAAGAGCGGCACACAGTACAGAGGACTTTGCTGGAGACCGGCAGACGCAGGCTATACTGCATGTGAGATCGCTTATAAGATCCTCAAAGGAGAAGAGATCACAGAGAGCACTTCCTTCACCAAAGAAGGTTATGACAAGATCACAATCGAAGGCAACCTGATCAGCGGTAACGCTCCGCTTGTCTTCACACCGGAAAACGTTGACGATTATCCGTTCTAA
- a CDS encoding SIS domain-containing protein, whose translation MDYKERYEKLLDEHRQVFETMDQEGMRQFVETIKQYDRIFLIGVGREGMMTRAFAMRLMHMGKEIHWIWDDTTPGIGKGDLLIATLGDGRIGHIDYVCRRAKEAGAYIYVVTGSPSGSTAKEVADAVFFIPAAVYRGTDEVVPSAQPMGNLFEQSLLLNLDIVVMMLVDEIPELSFEKMAGRHRNIE comes from the coding sequence ATGGATTACAAAGAGAGATATGAGAAACTGCTCGATGAGCACAGACAGGTTTTTGAAACAATGGATCAGGAAGGGATGAGACAGTTCGTCGAGACGATCAAACAATATGACCGTATTTTTCTGATCGGGGTCGGAAGAGAAGGGATGATGACAAGAGCTTTTGCCATGCGTCTGATGCATATGGGAAAAGAGATTCACTGGATCTGGGATGACACGACACCGGGTATCGGAAAAGGGGATCTGCTGATCGCAACCTTAGGAGACGGAAGGATCGGACATATCGATTATGTATGCCGCAGGGCGAAAGAGGCGGGCGCTTATATTTATGTTGTTACCGGTTCTCCCAGCGGAAGCACGGCGAAGGAAGTGGCTGATGCAGTCTTTTTTATACCGGCGGCCGTTTACAGAGGGACGGATGAAGTCGTACCGTCAGCGCAGCCGATGGGTAATCTTTTTGAGCAGAGCCTGCTGCTCAATCTGGACATTGTCGTAATGATGCTCGTCGACGAGATTCCTGAGCTGAGCTTTGAGAAGATGGCGGGACGGCACCGGAATATTGAGTGA
- a CDS encoding substrate-binding domain-containing protein has protein sequence MKRRTISAIVCAVMIGYLLTGCSNGPIASPENVEESSTDEKTANPSDYNVVMVVKQSDSWFDDMTFGVNQLKRDTGLNVSVQVPERGDAASQISIMEDLIAWGPDAICVVPNDPIALLPTIRKARAAGIIVVTHEAPGIADKVDLDVEAFNNQEFGELFGESLAQAMGGKGQYAGLVGGHAMDTHMEWYRAAVDYITQQYPEMECVTEEPYEDGNSISGAHDRTLEILTEHPDIGGLFDCSLHGIGICEALEEKNREKDVKVISLALPSASADYLRNGLMQHGQAWRPADAGYATCYAAYLLASGQGIETGTDLKITGYTSINLRGNIAYGYAPLEFTAENIDNYNF, from the coding sequence ATGAAGAGAAGAACAATAAGCGCTATTGTGTGCGCGGTCATGATCGGGTATCTGCTGACCGGCTGCAGTAACGGGCCTATAGCATCTCCGGAGAATGTGGAGGAAAGCAGCACGGACGAAAAGACGGCGAACCCCTCGGACTATAATGTGGTAATGGTAGTAAAACAGAGTGATTCCTGGTTTGACGATATGACATTTGGCGTGAATCAGCTGAAAAGGGATACGGGGCTGAATGTTTCAGTGCAGGTTCCTGAGAGGGGAGACGCGGCAAGCCAGATCTCGATCATGGAAGATTTGATTGCCTGGGGCCCGGATGCGATCTGTGTGGTACCCAATGACCCGATCGCCCTTCTTCCGACGATCAGGAAGGCGAGAGCGGCTGGAATCATCGTTGTTACTCATGAGGCTCCCGGAATTGCAGATAAAGTGGATCTGGATGTGGAGGCGTTTAACAATCAGGAATTTGGAGAGCTGTTCGGTGAAAGTCTGGCACAGGCCATGGGCGGAAAAGGGCAATATGCCGGCCTTGTGGGCGGACATGCAATGGATACGCATATGGAATGGTACAGAGCAGCTGTCGATTATATTACGCAGCAGTATCCGGAGATGGAATGTGTCACGGAGGAACCTTATGAAGATGGCAACAGCATCAGCGGCGCACATGACAGAACACTGGAGATTTTGACAGAGCACCCGGATATTGGAGGATTGTTTGACTGTTCTCTGCATGGCATCGGTATCTGTGAAGCTCTGGAAGAGAAAAACAGGGAAAAAGATGTGAAAGTGATCTCGCTGGCGCTTCCTTCTGCCTCTGCCGATTATCTGCGAAACGGCCTGATGCAGCATGGACAGGCATGGAGACCGGCAGATGCAGGTTATGCCACTTGCTATGCGGCTTATCTGCTCGCCTCCGGTCAGGGGATTGAGACGGGGACGGATCTGAAGATCACCGGATATACAAGCATTAATCTGCGGGGTAATATCGCCTACGGATATGCACCGCTGGAATTTACGGCGGAAAACATCGACAACTATAACTTTTAA
- a CDS encoding sensor histidine kinase: MIRRLHTLFQNISNLPLGKKILSLIFLSIFSTFLVSLFTINYVQTSANDLLYQVLAGSLNYSATDISSRLIDIESMASTIVSNKTVQKNLIAAHNTDNEIRIANSKNMLTVLIFDYYQTNRNNSLNYINLYTPKFMVSSYEPQITSLPDDIVESIIDASGKNSGYPCWITDYCNEYGLFLARDSRQVNQMKFNTLGTVIVAVDMDKLIKNSTQSVLLTDTTPYILYQGDKDIYHSKLLSDASAAEIKQQFKGPYCILETNNKKYFCVGGIIDSMSWDYICMIPYDSIARTILVSKILSIVILLIAAVALSLICKTIASSISKDFQRLIFKINEFEKNESEIPDTGYDYSRRTDEIGIIHNRFDHMAQRLRHLIQENYVNEILAKDAKLKALESQINPHFLYNTLESINWRAKAINEPQISEMVEALGSMLRSTISTQERLVTLQHELSIVHNYITIQKIRFDDMLSYEEEIPEKFLNLLLPQLTIQPLVENAIHYGMETNDEKCLIRIICQETGNDISIEIINNGSQFEDNLFEKLSSKSLSPKGFGIGLLNIQQRLQLTYGNGYGLFLFNLDDDHAVAQIRIPGEIYVKNTDC, translated from the coding sequence ATGATCAGAAGGCTTCATACTCTTTTTCAGAATATATCCAATCTTCCACTGGGCAAGAAAATTCTTTCCCTGATTTTTCTTTCCATTTTTTCGACGTTCCTCGTGTCGCTGTTTACAATTAATTATGTCCAGACGTCCGCCAATGATCTTCTGTATCAGGTTTTGGCCGGCTCTCTGAACTACAGTGCGACAGATATTTCATCAAGGCTGATTGATATTGAATCCATGGCAAGCACCATTGTCTCCAACAAAACGGTACAGAAAAATCTCATTGCCGCTCATAACACCGACAACGAGATCCGCATTGCCAACTCAAAAAATATGCTCACTGTCCTGATCTTTGACTATTATCAGACGAACCGCAACAACAGCCTGAACTATATCAATCTGTATACCCCTAAGTTTATGGTAAGCAGTTATGAGCCACAGATCACCTCCCTTCCTGATGACATCGTCGAATCCATCATTGACGCTTCGGGAAAAAACTCCGGTTATCCCTGCTGGATCACCGATTACTGTAATGAATACGGCCTCTTTCTCGCCCGGGACAGCCGACAGGTCAATCAGATGAAATTTAACACCCTGGGAACTGTCATCGTCGCGGTAGACATGGATAAACTGATCAAAAACTCCACGCAGTCCGTGCTGCTGACCGATACGACACCTTATATATTATACCAGGGCGACAAAGACATCTATCATTCCAAATTATTGAGCGACGCTTCCGCTGCTGAGATCAAACAACAGTTTAAAGGCCCTTATTGTATTTTAGAGACTAATAATAAGAAGTATTTCTGCGTGGGCGGTATTATCGATTCCATGTCCTGGGATTATATCTGTATGATCCCTTACGATTCGATTGCCCGCACGATTCTCGTCTCCAAAATACTTTCCATTGTCATCCTTCTGATCGCCGCCGTCGCGCTCTCATTGATCTGCAAGACGATCGCCTCCTCGATCTCCAAAGATTTTCAGAGGCTGATCTTTAAAATCAATGAATTTGAAAAAAATGAATCAGAAATCCCCGACACCGGATATGATTACAGCCGCCGAACCGATGAGATCGGTATTATCCATAATCGTTTCGACCATATGGCGCAAAGGCTGCGGCATCTGATCCAGGAAAATTATGTCAATGAAATACTTGCCAAAGATGCAAAACTGAAGGCGCTGGAGAGCCAGATTAATCCACACTTTCTCTACAACACGCTGGAGTCCATCAACTGGAGAGCAAAAGCCATTAATGAGCCCCAAATTTCCGAGATGGTCGAGGCCCTCGGCTCCATGCTCCGTTCCACAATCAGCACACAGGAGCGCCTTGTCACCTTGCAGCACGAATTATCAATCGTACACAATTATATTACAATACAAAAGATTCGTTTTGATGACATGTTGTCATACGAAGAAGAGATACCGGAAAAGTTTCTGAATTTGTTACTGCCTCAGTTGACCATTCAGCCATTGGTGGAAAATGCCATTCATTATGGCATGGAGACAAATGATGAGAAATGCCTGATCCGTATTATCTGTCAGGAAACAGGAAACGATATTTCCATAGAGATCATCAATAATGGCTCCCAGTTTGAAGACAATCTCTTTGAGAAACTATCCAGCAAATCTCTGTCGCCAAAAGGCTTCGGAATCGGCCTTTTAAATATTCAGCAGCGTCTGCAGCTAACTTATGGTAACGGTTATGGTCTCTTCCTGTTCAATCTTGATGACGACCACGCAGTTGCCCAGATTCGTATTCCAGGAGAAATTTATGTTAAAAATACTGATTGCTGA